The following are encoded together in the Sinorhizobium terangae genome:
- a CDS encoding glycosyltransferase family 2 protein, with the protein MPTPLVSVLLPVYNAESFLPAALESILRQDYEHVEIIAIDDGSTDRSLEILERYRKDDGRILIVSRENRGLIATLNEGLGLARGDLVARMDADDISYPSRFSRQVALFSQRPELALCGTGIDTLIGNRIIRGTPNPIFRAGSLRTLSLFFTIFMHSTVIYNRKAIPEPMLAYDPSYVHAEDFDLFRRIADRFPVAIIDEALVAYRIHGDSVTNKHKRRMRQTHLKIVAENLRRECLVDDTSALAEIGVAVTTETIRKLAEFVLVLERKISSRPADVRRAYEDGVVCFFYFLYQLIADEERPELTHAFLTRTGKWGLIRRRERYGLLTGARAPWCSRMSLAATRRVDELARYLQSVPAATVLPQNGTA; encoded by the coding sequence ATGCCGACGCCATTGGTCTCTGTCCTGCTGCCTGTCTACAACGCGGAATCCTTTCTTCCCGCGGCGCTCGAAAGCATCCTGCGCCAGGACTACGAGCATGTCGAAATCATTGCCATCGACGACGGGTCGACGGACCGTTCGCTGGAAATCCTCGAGCGATATCGGAAAGACGACGGTCGCATCCTCATCGTCTCGCGCGAAAACCGCGGCCTTATCGCCACGTTGAACGAAGGGCTAGGCCTCGCGAGAGGCGATCTCGTCGCCAGGATGGACGCCGACGACATTTCGTATCCGTCCCGCTTTTCGCGTCAGGTCGCGCTGTTCAGCCAACGGCCGGAACTGGCGCTTTGCGGCACGGGGATCGACACGCTGATCGGCAATCGCATCATTCGCGGTACGCCCAACCCGATCTTTCGGGCCGGCAGCCTGCGGACATTGTCGTTGTTCTTCACGATCTTCATGCACTCGACCGTGATCTACAATCGCAAGGCAATACCGGAGCCGATGCTCGCGTACGATCCGAGCTACGTGCATGCGGAGGATTTCGATCTGTTCAGACGCATTGCCGATCGCTTTCCGGTAGCGATTATCGACGAAGCTCTGGTCGCCTATCGCATCCACGGCGACAGTGTCACGAATAAGCACAAGCGCCGGATGCGCCAAACCCATCTGAAGATCGTGGCCGAAAACCTTCGGCGGGAATGCCTCGTCGATGACACGAGCGCGCTCGCCGAGATCGGCGTCGCGGTCACGACGGAGACGATCCGCAAGCTAGCCGAATTCGTTCTGGTGCTCGAACGCAAAATTTCGTCCCGACCGGCGGACGTGCGCCGGGCATATGAGGACGGAGTCGTGTGTTTCTTTTACTTTCTTTATCAGCTCATAGCCGATGAAGAGCGACCGGAACTGACCCATGCTTTCCTGACCCGGACCGGAAAATGGGGCCTCATTCGGCGCCGCGAGCGATACGGCTTGCTCACCGGTGCGCGTGCACCGTGGTGCAGCCGCATGTCGCTTGCCGCTACGCGGCGTGTGGACGAGCTGGCGCGGTACCTGCAATCGGTGCCCGCTGCAACTGTTCTTCCTCAGAATGGCACGGCCTAA
- a CDS encoding ABC transporter ATP-binding protein, with amino-acid sequence MLRFLLPGIQVLRNALGRQLRLLPIVVALGLASAALEGAGIGLIIPMLGIIAGDQGAGGLHGISAFFQQVGAGLDDGERLLAIAAGVLALIALKNVLAFVNTLLTTFIYGKASHAIRSALSDQLLRIGYPFFLQQSPGRLLNIISNESWRASDAIQTVLAALVNGSAAVILLAFLLMLSWQMTLFVALGLVLVQLAHASLSATLRGPSREVTSFNSELAARMLHLVHAGRLIRVFGQEEREKAVFDSASDAVRRAGFVLQTRQGSLPPLTEVLHSALFLAAVVSAWSVGVSFPVIVAFVVLLYRLQPHVRALQMSWGQIQGWSVSLEEVRWLLDPSDKPKPPAGHEPVAGLREGMKFDHVTFRYPGSEARPIVLSSATFDIRSGRSTAIIGRSGAGKTTIVNLLCRFVEPDEGRILVDGVPLDQIDPAQWRRQIAVASQDLELVDGSILENITYGQDATIAEVEQAAKLAEAHSFVEKLPDGYATIVGYRGASLSAGQRQRIALARALVRDPEILILDEATNAVDGLSEAAIVETLRLRAGRRTTIVISHHRSTISFCDDVVVLGSGRVQSQTPLADVASLSMDQLYEHETRVERHG; translated from the coding sequence ATGTTGCGATTCCTATTGCCCGGCATCCAGGTCCTGCGCAACGCGCTGGGACGGCAGTTGCGGCTGCTGCCCATCGTCGTTGCCTTGGGTCTCGCCAGCGCCGCGCTCGAAGGCGCCGGCATCGGCCTTATCATCCCGATGCTTGGCATCATTGCCGGCGATCAGGGTGCCGGCGGTTTGCACGGGATCTCTGCCTTCTTTCAGCAGGTGGGGGCGGGACTCGACGACGGCGAAAGGCTACTGGCGATTGCAGCGGGCGTTCTTGCGCTGATCGCGCTGAAGAATGTCCTCGCCTTTGTGAACACCCTGCTGACGACCTTCATCTATGGAAAGGCCAGTCACGCGATCCGAAGTGCGCTCTCGGACCAGCTTTTGCGGATCGGCTATCCCTTCTTCCTGCAGCAAAGCCCCGGTCGCCTGCTCAACATCATCTCCAACGAGTCATGGCGGGCCTCCGACGCAATACAAACCGTGCTTGCTGCCTTGGTGAACGGGTCCGCCGCCGTCATCCTGCTTGCGTTTCTGCTCATGCTTTCCTGGCAAATGACGCTGTTCGTCGCCCTTGGCCTCGTTCTCGTCCAACTGGCGCACGCCTCCTTGTCGGCCACTCTTAGAGGCCCGAGCCGGGAAGTGACGTCCTTCAACAGCGAACTCGCCGCGAGAATGCTTCATCTCGTGCATGCCGGCCGGCTCATCCGCGTGTTCGGCCAGGAGGAGCGCGAGAAGGCCGTATTCGACTCCGCTTCGGACGCCGTCCGCAGGGCTGGATTCGTTTTGCAGACCCGCCAGGGCTCGCTGCCGCCGCTCACCGAAGTGCTGCATTCGGCCCTGTTCCTGGCGGCGGTTGTCAGTGCGTGGTCTGTCGGCGTGAGCTTCCCGGTCATCGTCGCCTTCGTCGTCCTGCTCTATCGCTTGCAGCCGCATGTGCGTGCGCTGCAAATGTCCTGGGGGCAGATCCAGGGTTGGAGCGTGTCGCTCGAAGAGGTGCGCTGGCTCCTCGATCCGTCGGACAAGCCGAAGCCTCCCGCCGGTCATGAACCCGTCGCCGGATTGCGCGAGGGCATGAAATTCGATCACGTGACGTTCCGGTATCCAGGCTCCGAGGCTCGCCCCATCGTGCTCAGTTCGGCGACCTTCGACATTCGCAGCGGCCGCTCGACGGCGATCATCGGGCGGTCGGGCGCCGGCAAGACCACGATCGTCAACCTCCTGTGCCGGTTTGTTGAGCCTGATGAAGGGCGCATCCTCGTCGACGGTGTGCCGCTCGATCAAATCGATCCCGCCCAGTGGCGGCGTCAGATCGCCGTCGCCAGCCAGGACCTCGAACTGGTGGACGGCAGCATCCTCGAGAATATCACCTACGGACAGGACGCAACGATCGCCGAAGTGGAGCAAGCAGCCAAACTGGCAGAGGCACATAGCTTCGTGGAAAAGCTGCCCGACGGCTACGCGACGATCGTCGGCTATCGCGGAGCGAGCCTGTCAGCGGGGCAGCGGCAGCGCATTGCCCTTGCACGGGCTTTGGTGCGCGACCCCGAAATCCTGATCCTCGACGAAGCGACCAATGCGGTGGACGGTCTGTCGGAGGCCGCGATCGTCGAGACGCTGAGGCTGAGGGCCGGCCGCCGCACGACCATCGTGATCAGCCACCACCGCAGCACGATTTCGTTCTGCGACGACGTAGTGGTTCTCGGCAGCGGCCGCGTGCAAAGTCAGACGCCCCTGGCTGACGTCGCCTCCTTGAGCATGGATCAGCTCTACGAGCACGAGACGCGCGTGGAGCGCCACGGTTGA
- a CDS encoding acyltransferase family protein, with protein MRIARDRQLDGLRAIAVTMVLYGHFFAADSSYWGHIGVRLFFVLSGFLITRLLLDARQNAGFAPATALKSFYARRALRIFPPYFAVLGIVWLIDLESSKTVLAWHALYVSNLWYALQDAWTPWVLCHTWSLSIEEQFYVVWPLIVLIAPRRSIAAICIGVIVCSIAYRFYWPFTGEPSLARDLLPPASMDALVSGALLAAYRSENAAWPQWAKFSLMPLLSASVVLFWLRPATLTPMLEWLGWIGLEVFPLLPLTMLVGNCSRGLGGYLGRLTELPPLTALGRISYGVYLYHAIVLALAVKAQPWIPVNVSEQGLGRFLVAGAATLLIASISWLAFEQPLNALKRHFPYVRPRATGAVPVLTNAGDRIGGRHAKYPAYRPEALSSRKSFRTSDLH; from the coding sequence ATGCGGATTGCACGCGACCGGCAGTTGGATGGGTTGAGAGCCATCGCTGTCACGATGGTGCTCTATGGACATTTTTTCGCGGCCGACAGTTCCTATTGGGGCCATATCGGCGTGCGGCTGTTCTTCGTGCTGAGCGGCTTCCTGATTACCCGACTGCTGCTCGACGCGCGCCAGAATGCCGGTTTCGCGCCAGCGACGGCGCTGAAATCCTTTTATGCGCGTCGGGCGCTGCGCATCTTTCCGCCCTATTTCGCAGTGCTGGGCATCGTTTGGCTTATCGATCTGGAGAGTTCCAAGACGGTGCTGGCGTGGCACGCGCTTTATGTTTCGAATTTGTGGTACGCGCTCCAGGACGCGTGGACGCCATGGGTCCTCTGTCATACTTGGAGCCTCAGCATCGAAGAGCAATTCTACGTCGTCTGGCCGCTGATCGTCCTCATCGCACCGAGACGCTCGATCGCAGCAATCTGCATCGGCGTCATCGTCTGCTCCATCGCCTACCGCTTCTATTGGCCGTTCACCGGTGAGCCGTCGCTCGCTCGCGATCTGCTTCCGCCCGCGTCAATGGACGCGCTCGTCTCCGGCGCTCTGCTGGCAGCCTACCGGTCGGAGAATGCGGCCTGGCCACAATGGGCCAAATTCAGCTTGATGCCGCTCCTCAGCGCATCCGTCGTCCTGTTCTGGCTGAGGCCCGCGACGTTGACGCCGATGCTGGAATGGCTGGGCTGGATAGGGCTGGAGGTCTTTCCCCTTCTGCCACTGACGATGCTGGTCGGTAATTGCTCGAGAGGGCTCGGCGGCTATCTCGGCCGGCTGACCGAACTTCCGCCCCTGACCGCGCTCGGGCGCATCAGTTACGGCGTCTATCTCTATCATGCGATCGTGCTGGCGCTGGCGGTCAAGGCTCAGCCCTGGATTCCGGTCAACGTCTCCGAGCAGGGGCTTGGGCGATTCCTGGTTGCGGGAGCGGCCACGTTGCTGATCGCCTCGATCTCCTGGCTGGCCTTCGAACAGCCGCTCAATGCACTGAAACGACATTTTCCATACGTCCGGCCGAGGGCAACAGGGGCCGTGCCGGTATTGACGAACGCGGGCGATCGGATTGGAGGCAGGCACGCCAAATATCCCGCCTATCGGCCGGAAGCCCTCAGTTCCCGCAAATCCTTTCGAACTTCGGATCTCCATTAA
- a CDS encoding glycosyltransferase family 2 protein, giving the protein MASERSTITQEHRDAVVARPTSTASVPGGSRPFASFIICTRNRVQALAACIRSIETACLAHAAVASELVIVDNGSTDGTPDELVRIAAASPVAMTLVAEPRPGLAAARNAGMERARGRILVFVDDDCEVHRRYLGDLARHYADGERRIIRGGRVELGDPSDLPFTIKRSAVSARLTRDVHPGGFVLGCNMTMHRDVAALVGPFDERFGAGAPLQSAEDTDYLVRAFQLAIPVEYVPDMTVYHHHGRKAREAIEKLHRNYSLGNGALCLKHLFKAPWLLKHFCWTFRSACGQALGGERFDPELQLSHWPIVSMNLLGAARFARLAVTGPAPRSGLRQIDRTAAKVR; this is encoded by the coding sequence ATGGCGTCAGAGCGTTCTACAATCACACAAGAGCATCGCGACGCAGTCGTCGCGCGGCCGACCTCCACTGCTTCCGTTCCCGGCGGGTCGCGGCCATTCGCGAGCTTCATCATCTGCACGCGAAACCGTGTTCAGGCACTTGCCGCCTGCATCCGGTCGATCGAGACCGCATGTCTGGCACATGCCGCCGTCGCGAGCGAGCTCGTGATCGTCGACAACGGCTCGACGGATGGGACACCGGACGAACTGGTCCGAATAGCGGCGGCGTCACCTGTCGCGATGACGCTCGTCGCCGAGCCGCGCCCGGGCCTGGCGGCGGCGCGCAATGCGGGAATGGAGCGGGCGCGCGGCCGGATTCTCGTTTTCGTCGACGACGATTGCGAAGTGCACCGCCGCTATCTCGGCGATCTCGCGCGACATTACGCCGATGGCGAACGGCGCATCATCCGCGGCGGCCGCGTCGAACTTGGCGATCCGTCCGATCTGCCGTTCACGATCAAACGATCTGCCGTTTCCGCGCGATTGACCCGCGACGTCCATCCGGGGGGCTTCGTGCTCGGGTGCAACATGACGATGCACCGCGACGTCGCGGCACTCGTAGGCCCTTTCGACGAGCGCTTCGGGGCGGGCGCGCCGCTGCAATCGGCTGAGGATACCGACTATCTGGTACGCGCCTTCCAGCTCGCTATCCCTGTCGAATACGTGCCCGACATGACCGTCTATCATCACCACGGCCGGAAGGCTCGCGAGGCTATAGAGAAGCTGCACCGCAACTACAGCCTCGGTAACGGCGCTCTCTGCTTGAAGCATCTATTCAAGGCGCCATGGCTGCTCAAGCATTTCTGCTGGACTTTCAGATCCGCCTGCGGCCAAGCCCTAGGCGGTGAGAGGTTCGACCCTGAACTGCAGCTATCCCATTGGCCGATCGTGTCGATGAACCTGCTTGGCGCCGCAAGGTTCGCGCGTCTCGCCGTGACCGGCCCGGCACCGCGGTCAGGCCTGCGTCAGATCGACCGCACAGCGGCAAAGGTAAGATGA